From Parambassis ranga chromosome 9, fParRan2.1, whole genome shotgun sequence, the proteins below share one genomic window:
- the sf3a1 gene encoding splicing factor 3A subunit 1, with protein MPPGPVQIIQPESNKNDAPAEETPATKPIVGIIYPPPEVRNIVDKTASFVARNGPEFEARIRQNEINNPKFNFLNPNDPYHAYYRHKVNEFKEGKAQEPSAAVPKVMQQTMQQSQQLPQKVQSQVIQETVVPKEPPPEYEFIADPPSISAFDLDVVKLTAQFVARNGRQFLTQLMQKEQRNYQFDFLRPQHSLFNYFTKLVEQYTKILIPPKGLLAKLKREAENPKEVMDQVRYRVEWAKFQERERKKEEEEREKERVAYAQIDWHDFVVVETVDFQPNEQGHFPPPTTPEELGARILIQERYEKYGESEEVEMEVESEDEEDREDRGEGHPSQPDQDTQLQDMDEGSDDDDDGMKAPLPPDNPMPPPLPPTPDQVIIRKDYDPKASKPQPSVSAPDEYLISPITGEKIPASKMQEHMRIGLLDPRWLEQRDRSIRERQTEDEVYAPGLDIESSLKQLAERRTDIFGVEETAIGKKIGEEEIQKPEEKVTWDGHSGSMARTQQAAQANITLQEQIEAIHKAKGLVGEDDTKEKIGPSKPTEIHHQPPIPSSAAVLPKPSPPVTAVPRPPSSVAPPVRTTLLSAVPVIPRPPVAPVVRLAPGQVIAPMPPMIPAPRINVVPMPPSGPQIMAPRPPPMVVPAAFVPAPPVPQPPSSAPAPPSHPPPPHEDEPVSKKMKTEDNLIPEDEFLRRNKGPVAVKVQVPNMQDKTEWKLSGQILNFTVPLTDQVSVIKVKIHEATGMPAGKQKLQYEGIFIKDSNSLAYYNMSNGSVIHLALKERGGRKK; from the exons ATGCCGCCCGGGCCTGTTCAGATCATTCAGCCGGAATCCAACAAG AATGATGCCCCCGCAGAAGAAACCCCTGCCACTAAGCCGATTGTTGGTATCATATATCCACCTCCTGAAGTCCGAAATATTGTTGACAAGACGGCGAGCTTTGTTGCCAG GAATGGGCCCGAGTTTGAAGCAAGAATCCGTCAGAATGAGATCAATAATCCAAAGTTTAATTTCCTCAACCCTAATGACCCTTACCATGCCTACTACCGTCACAAGGTCAATGAATTTAAGGAGGGCAAAGCACAAGAGCCATCTGCAGCTGTACCTAAAGTCATGCAGCAGACCATGCAGCAGTCCCAGCAGCTTCCTCAGAAA GTGCAGTCACAGGTGATTCAGGAGACAGTGGTCCCTAAAGAACCACCCCCTGAATATGAGTTCATTGCAGATCCTCCGTCAATCTCAGCTTTTGATCTTGATGTTGTTAAGCTCACTGCCCAGTTTGTCGCTCGCAATGGCCGCCAGTTTCTTACTCAGCTCATGCAGAAAGAACAAAGGAACTACCAGTTTGATTTTCTGCGACCACAGCACAGCCTCTTCAACTACTTCACTAAACTGGTTGAGCAGTACACTAAG ATTCTGATACCTCCTAAAGGCCTACTGGCCAAACTCAAGAGAGAAGCTGAGAATCCAAAAGAGGTTATGGATCAG GTGAGATACCGTGTTGAGTGGGCAAAGTTCCAGGAGcgtgagaggaagaaagaggaagaggaaagagagaaagaacgagtggcatatgcccaaattgactGGCATGACTTTGTAGTTGTAGAGACAGTTGATTTCCAACCTAATGAACAAG GCCACTTCCCCCCACCAACCACACCAGAGGAGCTTGGCGCTCGCATTCTTATCCAGGAGCGTTATGAGAAGTATGGAGAGAGTgaggaggtggagatggaggttgagagtgaagatgaagaggacCGTGAGGATCGGGGTGAAGGCCATCCTTCACAACCTGATCAAGACACCCAATTGCAAGACATGGATGAG GGAtctgatgatgacgatgatggcATGAAGGCTCCTCTGCCTCCAGACAACCCAATGCCACCTCCACTGCCCCCAACTCCAGACCAGGTTATTATTCGCAAAGATTATGACCCCAAAG CTTCAAAGCCTCAGCCATCAGTTTCAGCTCCAGATGAGTACCTTATATCACCAATCACTGGTGAGAAGATACCTGCCAGTAAGATGCAAGAGCACATGCGTATTGGTCTGCTGGATCCACGCTGGTTGGAACAAAGAGACCGCAGcatcagagagagacagacggagGATGAAGTTTATGCTCCTGGTCTGGATATTGAGAGCAGCTTGAAACAACTGGCTGAAAGGCGTACTGATATCTTTGGTGTGGAAGAGACAGCCATCGGTAAGAAGATTGGTGAAGAAGAAATCCAGAAGCCAGAAGAGAAG gttACATGGGATGGCCACTCTGGAAGTATGGCTCGTacacagcaggcagcacagGCCAACATCACCCTGCAGGAGCAGATTGAAGCCATTCACAAAGCCAAGGGACTGGTGGGAGAGGATGACACTAAGGAGAAAATTGGCCCAAGCAAGCCAACTGAAATTCATCACCAGCCTCCCATTCCCTCCTCTGCGGCTGTTTTGCCTAAACCTAGTCCTCCTGTGACAGCAGTACCTCGTCCCCCCTCCTCT GTTGCACCTCCAGTGCGCACCACTCTTTTGTCTGCTGTGCCTGTAATTCCAAGACCGCCTGTGGCTCCTGTGGTGCGCCTCGCACCAGGGCAAGTTATAGCACCTATGCCACCCATGATTCCTGCTCCCCGCATCAATGTGGTTCCCATGCCACCATCAGGACCACAAATCATGGCCCCCAGACCACCGCCCATGGTTGTTCCAGCGG CCTTTGTCCCTGCACCTCCTGTACCACAACCACCAAGCTCTGCTCCAGCACCACCTTCCCACCCGCCTCCACCCCATGAGGATGAGCCAGTGAGCAAGAAGATGAAGACAGAGGACAACCTTATTCCAGAGGATGAGTTCCTTCGTAGAAACAAG GGTCCCGTGGCTGTCAAAGTACAGGTGCCCAACATGCAGGACAAGACTGAATGGAAGCTAAGTGGTCAAATACTAAATTTCACCGTCCCACTCACAGACCAG GTGTCTGTTATTAAAGTGAAAATCCATGAGGCTACGGGCATGCCAGCAGGCAAACAGAAGTTACAGTATGAG GGCATTTTCATCAAAGATTCCAACTCCCTGGCTTATTACAACATGAGCAACGGTTCAGTCATTCATTTGGCTCTGAAGGAGAGAGGTGGACGGAAGAAGTGA
- the LOC114441351 gene encoding TBC1 domain family member 10A-like: MAKIENGRQSVDTRSIRTISSSHIDDESSLGSDSEINGFTSDRQTDKYGFIGGAQQYTEESAQDVPPEVLRQREVKWLDMLSHWDKWMIKRFNKVRLRCQKGIPPALRSRAWLYLSGGKVKKEQNQGKFTELDKQPGDPKWIDVIEKDLHRQFPFHEMFVSRGGHGQQDLFRVLKAYTLYRPEEGYCQAQAPIAAVLLMHMPAEDAFWGLVQICEKYLPGYYSPGLEAIQLDGEILFALLRRVSPLAFRHLQKHNIDPILYMTEWFMCAFSRTLPWASVLRVWDMFLCDGVKIIFRVGLVLLKSMLGTREKLKACQGQYETMEILRAIEPRYMQEGFLVREILEVPVTARDVEREHHTQLKRWRKNRGELNFKPPPRMHGARLIMLAEPPRRQDLQQNPTILLEMPQPNHQRKKEKEEKKSMKKKSTKKSQLTEEIPNPYPLPSSDPPLSDLRTPQESSSVPETTPQTETNSPHQQTAPPTDLPPAKDSALQQSTQSLNSTEQDTYL; this comes from the exons ATGGCCAAAATTGAAAACGGTCGTCAATCAGTGGACACAAGGAGCATCAGGACaatcagcagcagtcacattgACGATGAAAGCTCTTTGGGATCCGACTCGGAGATCAACGGCTTCACCAGCGACAGGCAGACCGataaatacggatttattggtGGTGCGCAGCAGTACACGGAGGAATC AGCTCAGGATGTGCCTCCAGAGGTTCTCAGACAAAGGGAGGTGAAGTGGCTAGACATGCTCAGCCACTGGGACAAGTGGATGATAAAAAGATTTAATAAG GTGAGGCTGAGATGCCAGAAAGGAATTCCTCCTGCCCTGCGAAGCCGTGCATGGCTCTACCTTTCAGGGGGGAAGGTCAAGAAAGAGCAGAACCAAGGAAAGTTTACG GAGCTGGATAAGCAGCCAGGAGACCCCAAATGGATAGATGTGATTGAGAAAGATCTTCATCGACAATTCCCATTTCATGAGATGTTTGTGTCTCGTGGAGGACACGG ACAGCAGGACCTGTTCCGTGTTCTTAAGGCCTACACTCTATACAGACCAGAGGAGGGATACTGCCAGGCTCAAGCTCCCATTGCTGCTGTGTTGCTTATGCACATGCCTGCCGAG GATGCATTCTGGGGGCTGGTCCAAATCTGTGAGAAGTATCTGCCTGGCTACTATAGTCCTGGCCTG gaAGCTATACAGTTAGATGGAGAGATCCTATTTGCTCTTCTGCGACGCGTCTCGCCGCTAGCCTTCAGGCATCTGCAGAAACATAACATTGACCCCATCCTCTACATGACTGAATGGTTTATGTGCGCCTTCTCCAGAACTCTGCCCTGGGCATCTGTGCTGCGTGTCTGGGACATGTTCCTCTGTGACG GAGTGAAGATAATCTTTCGTGTGGGCTTAGTGTTGCTTAAGAGCATGTTGGGTACTCGTGAGAAGCTGAAGGCCTGCCAGGGTCAGTATGAAACCATGGAGATCCTCAGGGCCATAGAGCCTCGATACATGCAGGAGGGCTTCCTTGTTCGAGAG ATCCTTGAGGTACCAGTGACAGCACGAGATGTGGAAAGGGAGCATCACACCCAGCTCAAGCGCTGGAGAAAGAACCGTGGAGAATTAAATTTCAAACCTCCACCGAGGATGCACGGAGCACGGCTCATCATGTTGGCTGAGCCACCGAGGCGCCAGGACCTGCAGCAAAACCCCACTATTTTACTTGAGATGCCTCAGCCGAATCACCAgcggaagaaggagaaggaggagaaaaagagcatgaagaagaagagcacTAAGAAATCGCAGCTCACAGAGGAGATTCCTAATCCTTACCCACTGCCCTCCAGTGACCCGCCACTCTCAGATCTACGTACTCCTCAAGAAAGCAGCTCAGTGCCAGAGACCACCCCACAAACTGAAACAAACTCACCTCACCAGCAGACAGCACCTCCAACAGACCTCCCCCCTGCCAAAGATTCTGCTCTTCAGCAATCCACACAAAGCCTTAACAGCACAGAGCAGGATACATACCTGTGA
- the ccdc157 gene encoding coiled-coil domain-containing protein 157, with protein MSQLLGRHDCIENLRKDLVDLQGAIVDVFSRIGPVSFSSWKFPDKLSCNLDMVALLDQYDFVEGEVSFNQHSHIVLLELVIDR; from the coding sequence ATGAGCCAGTTACTGGGTCGACATGACTGTATCGAAAACCTGCGGAAAGACCTGGTCGACCTTCAGGGTGCGATTGTGGACGTGTTTTCCAGAATTGGACCGGTCAGCTTTTCCTCCTGGAAGTTCCCCGACAAACTCTCCTGCAATCTCGATATGGTAGCTTTGCTGGACCAGTACGACTTTGTAGAAGGGGAGGTCTCATTCAATCAGCATTCCCACATTGTGTTACTGGAGCTGGTGATTGACAGGTAA